A window from Rhinoraja longicauda isolate Sanriku21f chromosome 26, sRhiLon1.1, whole genome shotgun sequence encodes these proteins:
- the mrps23 gene encoding LOW QUALITY PROTEIN: small ribosomal subunit protein mS23 (The sequence of the model RefSeq protein was modified relative to this genomic sequence to represent the inferred CDS: inserted 2 bases in 2 codons), whose translation MAGSRLEKVGSVFTRIRDLLRSGVLNESQKPCWYDVYAAFPPTREPFYQKPXERFARSLDPVQEIFYQEDMIRAKFYEVYGNGPXAFDLARSNFISTCQRFVEKYRGLQEQGEVDDGELFDATSKALLADGIILRRRAGARVLPSDSHQEAVARSPVLDFKLQDMLKDMQEGGVEERKEADLQPGSPEPATVSGATRTGQTGGLPEH comes from the exons ATGGCGGGCAGCCGGCTGGAGAAAGTGGGCAGCGTCTTCACCag GATCCGGGACTTGCTGCGTTCTGGTGTGCTGAATGAATCTCAGAAGCCCTGCTGGTATGATGTATATGCTGCATTCCCACCGACACGTGAACCTTTCTACCAGAAAC AGGAAAGGTTTGCAAGGTCCCTTGACCCGGTTCAGGAGATCTTCTATCAGGAAGACATGATTCGAGC GAAGTTCTACGAGGTGTATGGAAACGGGC GAGCATTTGACCTTGCACGATCAAATTTCATCTCCACATGCCAGAG ATTTGTGGAGAAGTACCGGGGTTTGCAGGAGCAAGGTGAAGTCGACGACGGGGAGCTCTTCGATGCGACCAGCAAGGCCCTCCTGGCAGATGGGATCATTTTACGGAGGAGGGCCGGAGCCAGG GTTTTGCCGAGCGATTCCCACCAGGAGGCGGTGGCGCGGAGCCCGGTGTTGGACTTCAAGCTGCAGGACATGCTGAAGGATATgcaggagggaggagtggaggagaggaaggaggcTGATCTTCAGCCAGGGTCCCCAGAGCCAGCCACAGTGAGCGGAGCCACACGCACAGGGCAGACTGGCGGCCTCCCGGAGCACTGA